A single region of the Nocardioides aurantiacus genome encodes:
- a CDS encoding glycine hydroxymethyltransferase, which produces MTDERLAKTVSSAYDAALEVIASVEPRVAEATRQELADQRGSLKLIASENYASPATLLTMGTWFSDKYAEGTVGHRFYAACQNVDTVESLAAEHARELFGAPYAYVQPHSGIDANLVAFWSILANRVETPTLQRLGAKNVNELTEEDWETLRHEFGNQRLLGMSLDAGGHLTHGFRPNISGKMFHQQQYGTDPETGLLDYDVVRAKAQEFRPLVLVAGYSAYPRRVNFAKMREIADEVGAVLMVDMAHFAGLVAGKVFTGDEDPIPHAQIVTTTTHKSLRGPRGGLVLAQEEFAADVDRGCPMVLGGPLSHVMAAKAVALAEARQPEFRTYAQHIADNAKSLAEGFLTRGAKLVTGGTDNHLVLLDVSGFGLTGRQAESALLDAGVVTNRNSVPGDPNGAWYTSGIRFGTPALTTRGFGHEEFDTVADLVVEVLSKTRPGTNKAGAPSKATYATEDGVADRVKDRAAEMLDRHPLYPGLQLS; this is translated from the coding sequence ATGACTGACGAGCGCCTGGCCAAGACCGTCTCCTCGGCGTACGACGCCGCCCTCGAGGTCATCGCCTCGGTCGAGCCGCGTGTGGCGGAGGCCACGCGCCAGGAGCTGGCCGACCAGCGCGGATCGCTCAAGCTGATCGCCTCGGAGAACTACGCCTCGCCGGCCACGCTGCTCACGATGGGCACCTGGTTCAGCGACAAGTACGCCGAGGGCACGGTCGGCCACCGCTTCTACGCCGCCTGCCAGAACGTCGACACCGTCGAGTCCCTCGCCGCCGAGCACGCCCGCGAGCTCTTCGGTGCGCCCTATGCCTACGTGCAGCCGCACTCGGGCATCGACGCCAACCTCGTCGCCTTCTGGTCGATCCTGGCCAACCGCGTCGAGACGCCCACGCTGCAGCGCCTCGGCGCCAAGAACGTCAACGAGCTGACCGAGGAGGACTGGGAGACGCTGCGCCACGAGTTCGGCAACCAGCGCCTGCTGGGCATGTCGCTGGACGCCGGTGGTCACCTGACCCACGGCTTCCGCCCCAACATCAGCGGCAAGATGTTCCACCAGCAGCAGTACGGCACCGACCCCGAGACCGGGCTGCTCGACTACGACGTGGTCCGCGCCAAGGCCCAGGAGTTCCGCCCGCTCGTGCTGGTGGCCGGTTACTCGGCGTACCCCCGCCGGGTGAACTTCGCGAAGATGCGCGAGATCGCCGACGAGGTCGGCGCCGTGCTGATGGTCGACATGGCCCACTTCGCCGGGCTGGTCGCGGGCAAGGTGTTCACCGGCGACGAGGACCCGATCCCGCACGCCCAGATCGTCACCACGACGACCCACAAGTCGCTGCGCGGCCCGCGCGGGGGCCTGGTGCTGGCCCAGGAGGAGTTCGCGGCCGACGTCGACCGCGGGTGCCCGATGGTGCTCGGCGGCCCGCTCTCGCACGTGATGGCGGCCAAGGCCGTCGCGCTGGCCGAGGCCCGCCAGCCGGAGTTCCGCACCTACGCCCAGCACATCGCCGACAACGCCAAGTCGCTCGCCGAGGGCTTCCTGACCCGCGGCGCGAAGCTCGTCACCGGCGGCACCGACAACCACCTGGTGCTGCTCGACGTCTCCGGCTTCGGCCTGACCGGACGCCAGGCCGAGTCGGCGCTGCTCGACGCCGGCGTGGTCACCAACCGCAACTCGGTCCCCGGCGACCCCAACGGCGCGTGGTACACCTCCGGCATCCGCTTCGGCACCCCCGCGCTCACCACCCGCGGCTTCGGCCACGAGGAGTTCGACACCGTCGCCGACCTCGTCGTCGAGGTGCTCTCGAAGACCCGGCCCGGCACCAACAAGGCCGGTGCCCCGTCGAAGGCGACGTACGCCACCGAGGACGGCGTCGCCGACCGCGTCAAGGACCGCGCCGCGGAGATGCTCGACCGCCACCCGCTCTACCCGGGTCTCCAGCTCTCCTGA
- a CDS encoding cation:dicarboxylate symporter family transporter, giving the protein MSSTDTQGTTVKRDRTHYLYIAVIVAVVLGIIVGFVAPDFAVKLKWIGETFVALVKMMIQPVIFCTLVIGVGSVRSAASVGKVGGLALGYFLTMSTFALAIGLVVGNLIDPGEGLNLTDETAGVGAEQAEGAGSTTEFITGIVPDSLFSSLTSGEVLQTLFVALLVGFALQAMGRSGEPILRGIGHLQRLVFRVLAMVMWVAPIGAFGAIAAVVGETGLDALKSLAVLMGAFYLTCFIFVFGVLGTILKLVTGVNILSLFKYLAREFLLIVSTSSSESALPRVIAKMEHAGIDKSTVGVVIPTGYSFNLDGTAIYLTMASIFIADALGKPLSIGEQISLLVFMVIASKGAAGVSGAGLATLAGGLSSHRPELLDGVGLIVGIDRFMSEARAVTNFAGNGVATVLVGHWTGTLNRERLDEVLAGRAPFDEMTMLDDDHSEGDRARDLDAPSTSTGSTTSSSTTG; this is encoded by the coding sequence ATGAGCAGCACCGACACCCAGGGGACGACGGTCAAGAGGGACCGCACCCACTACCTGTACATCGCGGTGATCGTCGCGGTGGTCCTCGGCATCATCGTCGGCTTCGTCGCCCCCGACTTCGCGGTGAAGCTGAAGTGGATCGGCGAGACCTTCGTCGCCCTGGTCAAGATGATGATCCAGCCGGTCATCTTCTGCACCCTCGTCATCGGTGTCGGCTCGGTCCGCAGTGCCGCCAGCGTCGGCAAGGTCGGCGGGCTCGCGCTCGGCTACTTCCTGACCATGTCGACCTTCGCGCTCGCCATCGGCCTGGTCGTCGGCAACCTGATCGACCCGGGCGAGGGCCTCAACCTCACCGACGAGACCGCGGGCGTGGGCGCCGAGCAGGCCGAGGGCGCCGGCTCCACCACCGAGTTCATCACCGGCATCGTGCCCGACTCGCTGTTCTCCTCGCTGACCTCGGGCGAGGTGCTGCAGACCCTCTTCGTGGCGCTGCTCGTCGGCTTCGCGCTGCAGGCCATGGGCCGCTCCGGCGAGCCGATCCTCCGGGGCATCGGCCACCTCCAGCGCCTCGTCTTCCGGGTGCTCGCGATGGTGATGTGGGTGGCGCCGATCGGTGCCTTCGGCGCCATCGCCGCGGTGGTCGGCGAGACCGGCCTGGACGCGCTGAAGAGCCTCGCGGTGCTGATGGGCGCGTTCTACCTGACCTGCTTCATCTTCGTCTTCGGCGTGCTCGGCACCATCTTGAAGCTGGTCACGGGCGTCAACATCCTGAGCCTGTTCAAGTACCTCGCCCGCGAGTTCCTGCTCATCGTCTCGACCTCGTCCTCGGAGTCCGCGCTGCCCCGCGTCATCGCGAAGATGGAGCACGCCGGCATCGACAAGAGCACCGTCGGCGTGGTCATCCCGACCGGCTACTCCTTCAACCTCGACGGCACCGCGATCTACCTCACGATGGCCTCGATCTTCATCGCCGACGCGCTCGGCAAGCCGCTGTCGATCGGCGAGCAGATCTCGCTGCTGGTCTTCATGGTCATCGCCTCCAAGGGCGCGGCGGGCGTCTCCGGCGCCGGTCTGGCCACCCTGGCCGGCGGCCTGTCCTCGCACCGGCCCGAGCTGCTGGACGGCGTCGGCCTCATCGTCGGCATCGACCGGTTCATGTCCGAGGCCCGGGCGGTCACCAACTTCGCCGGCAACGGCGTCGCCACGGTGCTGGTCGGTCACTGGACCGGCACGCTGAACCGCGAGCGGCTCGACGAGGTGCTCGCGGGGCGGGCGCCGTTCGACGAGATGACGATGCTCGACGACGACCACTCCGAGGGCGACCGCGCCAGGGACCTCGACGCCCCGAGCACCAGCACCGGCAGCACGACGAGCAGCAGCACCACCGGCTGA
- a CDS encoding sensor histidine kinase: MARRGGPRDSPVARQILLLQVLVVLALVVSAVALAAVDARRDVRAESRDQALAVAESLADSPTVRTAVVGADPSRTLQPYAEEVRADTDTDFVVVMALDRTRFTHPDPDRIGERFIGDLGTAPQGRPFTQEYAGTLGPSVRAVVPVEDGGRVVALVSVGITLDRIQQQLLGDLPSIGLAALGALVVGLAGAWLISRRLRRQTHGMGEREITRMYEYYRAVLHAVREGLVLLDEAGRVQLVNDEARRLLGLPDDVLGRRFDDLGLPPAMVEAARGRVAESDHLYVLRDQVLVISSAPAYWGGAEVGAVVTVRDRTELQSVTGELDLVRGLTASLRAQNHEAANRLHTVVGLIELGRHEDAVEFATEELAVAQALADEVVGAVEEPALAALLLGKTAQAAEQGVELRLTGSVGADVAVPSRELVTVVGNLLDNAFDAVAGSDRRQVRLRLEDRGAGLLVEVDDSGPGVPPQDAERVLERGWSTKAVEGRGLGLALVGQVARRHGGAVEVDSSDLGGARFTVTLGPPS; the protein is encoded by the coding sequence ATGGCACGGCGCGGCGGTCCCCGGGACTCCCCCGTGGCCCGGCAGATCCTGCTCCTCCAGGTGCTGGTGGTGCTCGCCCTGGTGGTCAGCGCCGTGGCACTGGCCGCCGTCGACGCCCGCCGCGACGTCCGCGCGGAGTCCCGCGACCAGGCCCTGGCGGTCGCGGAGTCGCTCGCCGACTCCCCCACCGTGCGCACCGCCGTGGTCGGTGCGGACCCGTCGCGGACGCTGCAGCCGTACGCCGAGGAGGTCCGCGCCGACACCGACACCGACTTCGTGGTGGTGATGGCGCTGGACCGCACCCGCTTCACCCACCCCGACCCGGACCGCATCGGGGAGAGGTTCATCGGCGACCTGGGCACCGCACCGCAGGGACGCCCCTTCACCCAGGAGTACGCCGGCACGCTCGGCCCCTCGGTGAGGGCGGTCGTGCCCGTCGAGGACGGCGGTCGCGTCGTCGCGCTGGTCTCGGTCGGCATCACCCTGGACCGGATCCAGCAGCAGCTGCTCGGCGACCTGCCCTCCATCGGGCTGGCCGCGCTGGGCGCGCTGGTGGTGGGGCTGGCCGGCGCCTGGCTGATCTCGCGGCGGCTGCGGCGGCAGACCCACGGGATGGGCGAGCGCGAGATCACCCGGATGTACGAGTACTACCGCGCCGTGCTGCACGCCGTGCGCGAGGGACTGGTGCTGCTCGACGAGGCCGGCCGCGTGCAGCTGGTCAACGACGAGGCCCGACGGCTGCTCGGCCTCCCCGACGACGTGCTGGGGCGGCGCTTCGACGACCTCGGGCTGCCGCCGGCGATGGTCGAGGCGGCGCGGGGCCGGGTCGCCGAGAGCGACCACCTCTACGTGCTGCGCGACCAGGTGCTGGTGATCAGCTCGGCTCCCGCCTACTGGGGCGGCGCCGAGGTCGGTGCCGTCGTCACCGTCCGCGACCGCACCGAGCTGCAGTCGGTGACCGGCGAGCTGGACCTCGTGCGCGGGCTGACCGCGTCGCTGCGTGCGCAGAACCACGAGGCGGCCAACCGGCTGCACACCGTGGTCGGGCTGATCGAGCTCGGCCGCCACGAGGACGCCGTCGAGTTCGCCACCGAGGAGCTCGCCGTGGCGCAGGCGCTCGCCGACGAGGTGGTGGGCGCCGTCGAGGAGCCCGCGCTGGCGGCGCTGCTGCTCGGCAAGACCGCCCAGGCCGCCGAGCAGGGCGTCGAGCTGCGGCTCACGGGCTCCGTGGGCGCCGACGTGGCCGTGCCGTCGCGCGAGCTGGTCACGGTGGTGGGCAACCTGCTCGACAACGCCTTCGACGCGGTGGCCGGCTCCGACCGGCGGCAGGTGCGGCTGCGGCTGGAGGACCGCGGGGCGGGGCTGCTCGTGGAGGTCGACGACAGCGGTCCCGGCGTACCTCCCCAGGACGCGGAGCGGGTCCTCGAGCGCGGCTGGTCGACCAAGGCGGTCGAGGGCCGCGGCCTGGGCCTCGCGCTCGTGGGCCAGGTCGCCCGACGGCACGGCGGCGCGGTCGAGGTGGACTCCTCCGACCTGGGCGGAGCGCGGTTCACCGTGACGCTGGGGCCGCCCTCGTGA
- a CDS encoding phosphotransferase, producing the protein MFVKQVQCWSRHPAFAFVPPEMRELAAAGLPWRTEPLAYRSDLGARLPEGLAMPRALLVEDLDDLSAAIWLPEVRTRPRPWGLDRYVVAAHLLGRLAASPGVREAAGHVGHGLSVWSYLHGRLAGQVLPALLDDGLWEHPLLAGPFAAVRDGLRGAAHRAEALTAELAAMPLLASHGDACPHNLLTSTGVEGFVLIDYGFFGAAPVGFDLAQLLVGDVQTGRSVEEDVGALAARDEACLAAYVTGLRAEGDDTPADVVRRAHALQLVLYAGLSAVPFEHLGSEPTPDLLVLARRRATLAAYSLDLLDRTEPHDGTHDGP; encoded by the coding sequence GTGTTCGTCAAGCAGGTGCAGTGCTGGAGCCGGCACCCGGCCTTCGCGTTCGTGCCACCGGAGATGCGGGAGCTCGCGGCGGCGGGCCTGCCGTGGCGCACCGAGCCGCTGGCCTACCGCTCCGACCTGGGCGCCCGGCTGCCCGAGGGTCTCGCGATGCCGCGCGCGCTGCTGGTCGAGGACCTCGACGACCTGTCGGCCGCGATCTGGCTGCCGGAGGTGCGGACCCGCCCGCGGCCCTGGGGGCTGGACCGCTACGTCGTCGCCGCCCACCTGCTCGGCCGGCTGGCCGCGAGCCCCGGGGTGCGCGAGGCCGCGGGCCACGTCGGCCACGGGCTGTCGGTGTGGAGCTACCTGCACGGGCGACTGGCCGGGCAGGTGCTCCCGGCGCTCCTCGACGACGGGCTCTGGGAGCACCCGCTCCTCGCCGGGCCCTTCGCCGCGGTGCGTGACGGCCTGCGCGGCGCCGCCCACCGCGCCGAGGCGCTGACCGCCGAGCTCGCCGCGATGCCGCTCCTCGCCTCGCACGGCGACGCCTGCCCCCACAACCTGCTCACCTCGACGGGCGTGGAGGGGTTCGTGCTGATCGACTACGGCTTCTTCGGCGCGGCTCCGGTCGGGTTCGACCTGGCCCAGCTGCTCGTCGGCGACGTGCAGACCGGCCGCTCGGTCGAGGAGGACGTCGGGGCGCTGGCCGCGCGCGACGAGGCCTGCCTCGCGGCGTACGTCACGGGCTTGCGGGCCGAGGGCGACGACACCCCCGCCGACGTCGTACGCCGCGCCCACGCGCTGCAGCTGGTGCTGTACGCCGGCCTCTCCGCGGTCCCGTTCGAGCACCTCGGATCCGAGCCGACCCCCGACCTGCTGGTCCTCGCCCGACGGCGGGCCACGCTGGCGGCGTACTCTCTGGACCTGCTGGACCGGACCGAGCCGCACGACGGGACGCACGACGGGCCCTGA
- a CDS encoding nitrite/sulfite reductase — protein sequence MTSSTSPAPSEGRVGRSGRTRRKKGEGQWALGYNEPLNKNEQSKKDDNPLNVRDRILYTYSKRGFASIDPADLRGRFRWMGLYTQRAPGFDGGKTAMLEEEELDDEFFMLRVRSDGELLDAAKLRALGSISTDFARGTADITDRQNIQYHWIEVENVPEIWDRLDAVGMTSLEACGDSPRPFLGSPVAGVAADEIIDATPALEEIKRRYIGNRDYSNLPRKFKTSASGHPSLDCVPSVNDVSFVGTVHPEHGPGFDLWVGGGLSTNPMLAQRLGVWIPVEEVPDAWEAVVSVFRDYGYRRLRSRARLKFLVSDWGKEKFREVLETEYLQRPLLDGPSPEASGVSGDHVGVHAQKDGRFYVGVAPVAGRVNGAVLTGVGDVVERYAAAGARLTAQQKLVVLGVAEADVDAVVRDLRELGLEAEPSNWRRNTMACTGIEFCKLAIVDTKQRATDLVSELEKRFPALDVPITVNVNGCPNACARTQVADIGLKGMLVLDDAGDQVEGFQVHLGGALGLTEQFGKKLRAHKVTSAGLDDYVTAVVGNYLADRETGEGFAAWATRADDVLLRGEKSLAEEAS from the coding sequence ATGACCTCCAGCACCTCCCCGGCACCCTCCGAGGGCCGCGTCGGCCGCTCCGGCCGCACCCGCCGCAAGAAGGGCGAGGGCCAGTGGGCGCTCGGCTACAACGAGCCGCTGAACAAGAACGAGCAGTCCAAGAAGGACGACAACCCGCTCAACGTCCGCGACCGGATCCTCTACACCTACTCCAAGCGCGGCTTCGCCAGCATCGACCCCGCCGACCTGCGCGGCCGGTTCCGCTGGATGGGCCTCTACACCCAGCGCGCCCCGGGCTTCGACGGCGGCAAGACCGCGATGCTCGAGGAGGAGGAGCTCGACGACGAGTTCTTCATGCTCCGGGTCCGCTCCGACGGTGAGCTGCTCGACGCCGCGAAGCTGCGCGCCCTGGGCTCGATCTCCACCGACTTCGCCCGTGGCACCGCCGACATCACCGACCGCCAGAACATCCAGTACCACTGGATCGAGGTCGAGAACGTCCCCGAGATCTGGGACCGCCTGGACGCCGTCGGGATGACCAGCCTCGAGGCCTGCGGCGACTCGCCGCGCCCGTTCCTCGGCTCCCCCGTCGCCGGGGTCGCCGCCGACGAGATCATCGACGCCACGCCGGCGCTCGAGGAGATCAAGCGCCGCTACATCGGCAACCGCGACTACTCCAACCTGCCGCGCAAGTTCAAGACCTCCGCCAGCGGCCACCCCAGCCTCGACTGCGTGCCCTCGGTCAACGACGTCTCCTTCGTCGGCACGGTGCACCCCGAGCACGGCCCCGGCTTCGACCTGTGGGTCGGCGGCGGTCTCTCGACCAACCCGATGCTGGCGCAGAGGCTCGGCGTCTGGATCCCGGTCGAGGAGGTCCCCGACGCGTGGGAGGCCGTCGTCTCGGTGTTCCGCGACTACGGCTACCGCCGGCTGCGCTCGCGCGCCCGGTTGAAGTTCCTCGTCTCCGACTGGGGCAAGGAGAAGTTCCGCGAGGTCCTCGAGACCGAGTACCTCCAGCGGCCGCTCCTCGACGGCCCCTCACCCGAGGCCTCCGGCGTCAGCGGCGACCACGTCGGCGTGCACGCCCAGAAGGACGGCAGGTTCTACGTCGGGGTCGCGCCGGTCGCCGGACGCGTCAACGGCGCGGTGCTGACCGGGGTCGGCGACGTCGTCGAGCGGTACGCCGCTGCGGGCGCCCGCCTGACCGCGCAGCAGAAGCTCGTCGTCCTCGGTGTCGCCGAGGCCGACGTCGACGCCGTGGTCCGCGACCTGCGCGAGCTCGGTCTCGAGGCCGAGCCGTCCAACTGGCGCCGCAACACGATGGCCTGCACCGGCATCGAGTTCTGCAAGCTCGCGATCGTCGACACCAAGCAGCGCGCGACCGACCTCGTCAGCGAGCTCGAGAAGCGCTTCCCTGCGCTCGACGTCCCCATCACCGTCAACGTCAACGGCTGCCCCAACGCCTGCGCCCGCACCCAGGTCGCCGACATCGGCCTCAAGGGCATGCTCGTGCTCGACGACGCCGGCGACCAGGTCGAGGGCTTCCAGGTCCACCTCGGTGGCGCCCTGGGCCTGACCGAGCAGTTCGGCAAGAAGCTGCGGGCCCACAAGGTCACCAGCGCCGGCCTCGACGACTACGTCACCGCCGTCGTCGGCAACTACCTCGCGGACCGCGAGACCGGTGAGGGCTTCGCCGCCTGGGCCACACGAGCCGACGACGTCCTGCTCCGTGGCGAGAAGTCGCTGGCCGAGGAGGCGTCGTGA
- the glgC gene encoding glucose-1-phosphate adenylyltransferase, giving the protein MSASSRRKKVLAIVLAGGEGKRLMPLTADRAKPAVPFGGIYRLIDFALSNVVNSGYLQVVVLTQYKSHSLDRHVTTTWRMSTLLGNYVTPVPAQQRVGKRWYLGSADAIFQSMNLLDDEKPDIVVVVGADHVYRMDFSQMVDAHVESGAAATVAAIRQPISLADQFGVIDVDPEDPARIRAFLEKPTDPTGLPDSPDEVLASMGNYVFDADALRDAVTRDADDEGSKHDMGGDIVPAFVARGEAGVYDYKDNDVPGSNERDRGYWRDVGTMGSYYAAHMDLVAHLPVFNLYNQQWPIYTTYGPQPPAKLVEGDGMAPVTVYNSILSPGVVVTGGSVRESVLSPSVRVASGARVEGSVLLNGVSVGEGAIVKNAILDKNVVVPAGAQVGVDAEADRARGFVVEDGLTVLAKGQEVT; this is encoded by the coding sequence ATGAGTGCATCGTCGCGGCGCAAGAAGGTCCTGGCCATCGTGCTGGCGGGCGGGGAGGGCAAGCGGCTGATGCCGCTGACCGCCGACCGCGCCAAGCCGGCGGTGCCGTTCGGCGGCATCTACCGCCTGATCGACTTCGCGCTGTCCAACGTCGTCAACTCCGGCTACCTCCAGGTCGTCGTGCTGACGCAGTACAAGTCGCACAGCCTGGACCGCCACGTCACCACCACCTGGCGGATGTCGACGCTGCTCGGCAACTACGTCACCCCGGTGCCCGCGCAGCAGCGGGTCGGCAAGCGGTGGTACCTCGGCAGCGCCGACGCCATCTTCCAGTCGATGAACCTCCTCGACGACGAGAAGCCCGACATCGTCGTGGTGGTCGGCGCCGACCACGTCTACCGGATGGACTTCTCCCAGATGGTCGACGCGCACGTCGAGAGCGGCGCCGCGGCGACGGTCGCGGCGATCCGGCAGCCGATCTCGCTGGCCGACCAGTTCGGCGTCATCGACGTCGACCCGGAGGACCCCGCCCGCATCCGGGCGTTCCTGGAGAAGCCGACCGACCCCACCGGCCTGCCCGACTCGCCCGACGAGGTGCTCGCCTCGATGGGCAACTACGTCTTCGACGCCGACGCGCTGCGCGACGCCGTCACCCGCGACGCCGACGACGAGGGCTCCAAGCACGACATGGGCGGCGACATCGTGCCGGCCTTCGTGGCCCGCGGCGAGGCCGGCGTCTACGACTACAAGGACAACGACGTGCCGGGCTCCAACGAGCGCGACCGGGGCTACTGGCGCGACGTCGGGACGATGGGCTCCTACTACGCCGCGCACATGGACCTCGTCGCCCACCTGCCGGTCTTCAACCTCTACAACCAGCAGTGGCCGATCTACACGACCTACGGCCCGCAGCCGCCGGCCAAGCTCGTCGAGGGCGACGGCATGGCGCCGGTGACGGTCTACAACTCGATCCTGTCCCCGGGCGTCGTCGTGACCGGCGGCTCGGTCCGCGAGTCGGTGCTCTCGCCGTCGGTCCGCGTCGCCTCCGGCGCGCGCGTCGAGGGCTCGGTGCTGCTCAACGGGGTCAGCGTGGGGGAGGGGGCGATCGTCAAGAACGCCATCCTCGACAAGAACGTCGTGGTGCCCGCCGGGGCCCAGGTCGGCGTCGACGCCGAGGCCGACCGCGCCCGCGGGTTCGTCGTGGAGGACGGGCTGACCGTGCTCGCCAAGGGCCAGGAGGTCACCTGA
- the glgA gene encoding glycogen synthase — protein sequence MRIDVLSREYPPEVYGGAGVHVAELVRALRAVDGVDTRVHCFGGERAEAGTTAYADPTGLADANAAVRTLGVDLEMVGGCAGTDLVHSHTWYANLAGHLAKLLHGVPHVVSAHSLEPMRPWKAEQLGGGYAVSSWVEKSAYEAADTVIAVSAAMREDVLRAYPAIDPARVQVVHNGIDTEDWQPVPNPDRVRELGLDPDRPSVIFVGRITRQKGLPLFLRAAAQLPPDVQLVLCAGAPDTPEIEAEVRGLVEQLAAERDGVVWISEMLPRPDVVALLTAATVFACPSIYEPLGIVNLEAMACETAVVATATGGIPEVVVHGETGWLVPIEQATDGTGTPLQPEQYVADLAAALVDAVSDPERAAAYGRAGRRRAQEHFSWPAIAGRTLEIYRSLL from the coding sequence ATGCGCATCGACGTGTTGTCCAGGGAGTACCCGCCCGAGGTGTACGGCGGCGCCGGCGTCCACGTGGCCGAGCTGGTCCGCGCGTTGCGGGCGGTCGACGGCGTCGACACCCGCGTCCACTGCTTCGGCGGGGAGCGCGCGGAGGCCGGCACCACGGCGTACGCCGACCCGACGGGCCTCGCCGACGCCAACGCGGCCGTCCGCACCCTCGGCGTCGACCTCGAGATGGTCGGTGGGTGCGCGGGCACCGACCTGGTGCACTCGCACACCTGGTACGCCAACCTGGCCGGCCACCTCGCCAAGCTGCTGCACGGCGTCCCCCACGTCGTCTCGGCGCACAGCCTGGAGCCGATGCGGCCGTGGAAGGCCGAGCAGCTGGGCGGCGGGTACGCCGTGTCGAGCTGGGTCGAGAAGTCGGCCTACGAGGCCGCGGACACCGTGATCGCGGTGAGCGCCGCGATGCGCGAGGACGTGCTCCGGGCCTACCCCGCGATCGACCCGGCCAGGGTGCAGGTCGTCCACAACGGCATCGACACCGAGGACTGGCAGCCGGTGCCGAACCCCGACCGTGTCCGCGAGCTCGGCCTCGACCCCGACCGGCCGAGCGTCATCTTCGTCGGCCGCATCACCCGTCAGAAGGGGCTGCCGCTGTTCCTGCGTGCCGCGGCCCAGCTGCCGCCCGACGTGCAGCTGGTGCTGTGCGCCGGAGCGCCGGACACCCCTGAGATCGAGGCCGAGGTGCGCGGTCTCGTCGAGCAGCTCGCCGCCGAGCGCGACGGCGTCGTCTGGATCTCCGAGATGCTCCCCCGCCCCGACGTGGTGGCGCTGCTGACGGCAGCCACCGTCTTCGCCTGCCCGTCGATCTACGAGCCGCTCGGCATCGTCAACCTCGAGGCGATGGCCTGCGAGACCGCCGTGGTGGCGACGGCGACCGGCGGGATCCCCGAGGTCGTCGTGCACGGCGAGACCGGGTGGCTGGTCCCGATCGAGCAGGCGACCGACGGCACCGGGACGCCGCTGCAGCCCGAGCAGTACGTCGCGGACCTCGCCGCCGCGCTCGTCGATGCGGTCAGCGACCCCGAGCGGGCGGCGGCGTACGGCCGGGCCGGGCGACGCCGGGCGCAGGAGCACTTCAGCTGGCCCGCGATCGCCGGGCGGACCCTGGAGATCTACCGCTCGCTGCTCTGA
- a CDS encoding response regulator: MSVRVLVVEDEEIAAEAHAAYVGRVAGFDLAGVARSAGEAMRLLDSRPGEVDLVLLDMHLPDGHGLGLLQRIRAAGHLCDVIAVTSARDSDVVRRAVSQGVVLYLLKPFSFAAFRTKLEQYAAYREQLRGTADDVVQDDVDQLFGALRARGTGSSLPKGMSPDSLRQVTDVLRRTPSPMSASEVAEAVGVSRVTARRYLEHLADDGAVERRPRYGGAGRPEVAYGWRR; the protein is encoded by the coding sequence GTGAGCGTCCGGGTGCTCGTCGTCGAGGACGAGGAGATCGCGGCCGAGGCCCACGCGGCGTACGTCGGGAGGGTGGCGGGGTTCGACCTCGCCGGCGTCGCCCGGTCGGCCGGCGAGGCGATGCGGCTGCTCGACTCCCGCCCCGGCGAGGTCGACCTCGTGCTGCTCGACATGCACCTGCCCGACGGCCACGGCCTCGGGCTGCTGCAGCGGATCCGGGCGGCCGGCCACCTGTGCGACGTCATCGCGGTCACGTCGGCGCGCGACAGCGACGTCGTACGACGGGCGGTGTCGCAAGGCGTCGTGCTCTACCTGCTCAAGCCGTTCTCGTTCGCGGCGTTCCGCACCAAGCTCGAGCAGTACGCCGCCTACCGCGAGCAGCTGCGCGGGACCGCCGACGACGTGGTGCAGGACGACGTCGACCAGCTGTTCGGCGCGCTCCGGGCCCGGGGCACCGGGTCGTCGCTGCCCAAGGGGATGAGCCCGGACTCGCTGCGGCAGGTGACCGACGTGCTGCGTCGTACGCCCTCACCGATGTCGGCCTCCGAGGTCGCCGAGGCCGTCGGCGTCTCCCGCGTCACCGCCCGCCGCTACCTCGAGCACCTCGCCGACGACGGCGCGGTCGAGCGTCGTCCTCGCTACGGCGGCGCGGGCCGACCCGAGGTGGCCTACGGCTGGAGGCGCTGA
- a CDS encoding MarR family winged helix-turn-helix transcriptional regulator — MSSVKGAPPRAEWHAALLLGQLFRRLGDAFGEGPGLRQSQLRVVSSVPAEGISVTDLARRVGMTKQGCGQFVAVLADSGHLAVEPRPEDRRVRLVRRTPEGERATHAARDRVLELEDAWAAQVGPERYRVFREVLEEVATGVWQAEGATVPQSSER; from the coding sequence ATGAGTTCGGTCAAGGGAGCTCCGCCGCGCGCCGAGTGGCACGCCGCCCTGCTGCTCGGCCAGCTGTTCCGACGGCTCGGTGACGCGTTCGGTGAGGGGCCGGGGCTGCGCCAGTCACAGCTGCGGGTGGTCTCCTCCGTGCCGGCCGAGGGGATCAGCGTCACCGACCTCGCCCGACGGGTGGGCATGACCAAGCAGGGCTGCGGCCAGTTCGTCGCGGTGCTCGCCGACTCCGGCCACCTCGCGGTGGAGCCCCGGCCCGAGGACCGGCGGGTCCGGCTGGTGCGTCGTACGCCGGAGGGGGAGCGGGCGACCCACGCGGCCCGCGACCGGGTGCTGGAGCTGGAGGACGCCTGGGCGGCGCAGGTCGGGCCGGAGCGCTACCGCGTCTTCCGCGAGGTGCTCGAGGAGGTCGCGACCGGCGTCTGGCAGGCCGAGGGAGCGACCGTGCCTCAGAGCAGCGAGCGGTAG